Within the Ranitomeya imitator isolate aRanImi1 chromosome 8, aRanImi1.pri, whole genome shotgun sequence genome, the region aaaaaaaaaaaaaaaaccccgcccatatacaCCTAGTATACCGAGGGTGGCTGGGAACTGGTCCATTGTCATACATTATGCTGCCACCTAGTGCCGAATTTCCCAGATGACAACTTCTGCCTCCTATGCTACAAAGGGTCTTAGAATAAGCAAAAAGATCCTAAAAACATTGAAAAAACACAATCCCAACATCGGCACCAGTCGTTTTTATTGGCAATTCCCAAAGTAAAGCAAAGCTTTCTGAATACAGTAAAACCTGTATCCAATTTATCTTACTGGCATTCAATCTAAAGTTTTTCTACTTTCACAAAAAGAACAATCCAAGTGGAAATAAAGAAAATTGTGGCATCTGCCCCTGAAAAAAGTGATAACAGGTGAAGAACATCTTAAAACAAAAAATTTGGAAGGAAGATCCAGACATTGGGTCGGAGATTACTATTGTAATATTTCAAATGGCCAGAGAATGAGCTGTAACCAACATGCCAACACAAGCCAGGATCCTGCGGGTGAGAAAGTCTGGAATTATGGACCCCACTGCACCCCAGGGTCATCAGCCAACCCGCAAGGGAGGAGCAACCAGCACAACGCCATCGCCTCTTACAAAAAGCATGGGGATGTTCCTCTTCGTagactgaaaaaaagaaaagacaGGAGGAAAATGTATAACGAATTCCATAGTATTCATTAATAAGTACCTCCAGATACAGCAGCCAGCGCCCGCTGCAAAAGGAGTGGACTCCGCTCCTTTCCCCACACACTTACGCCCCAATCTAAGAAACTGCTCATGTTCCacattataaaatatatattatatatatattatatatatattcatcATTAACAAGACTGATCACAGCAGATTGTGGGAGATACCTTGTAGATCTCCTCGTAGGTTTCCTCATCGATCTCTATGGTGGTCACGGTTTCTTCTACATCCCCCAGGATCATGTTTAAGTGCTGATCATAAGCCTGTACGGAAACACAAAGAAAGGGTTAACAATGAAGGGGTCCATGACACAATATACAGAGCCAGAGATCCAGACACGTACGTGCAGCCGTCCCCTGAGCTCTCGGTCATTCCTCATCTTCACATAAATGCGCTCGTCTAAGCTCAGCCGGATCAGATCCAGAGGCTCCTCCACCGTGTTTGTCGTCTGCTGCTGCATGTGGGAGAAGAGGAAAAAGGCAAAACAATAAAACGCACAAATCACAACGACTTCTACCGAGAGGCTCAATGTGAAAGATTAAAAATTTATGATGGAAAGTTTATAGTTTCCTGATATGTTCAGCTCAAAGGAATTTTTAGGATCAACACTCCTTGTCCACAAAGGGAATCCGTACCATCTTCATACGAACCTAATACTATTATTAGCTGAAGTTTTGTTACAGTTGTATCAAGCtgattacatcctgcattatacctcagagctgcactcactattctgctgttggagTAACCCTGTAaagaatgagtgcagctctggtgtataaaacAGGAtgcgactcaggatcagtaatgtaatgtatgtacacagtgactgcaccagcagaatagtgagtgcagctctggggtataatacaggatgtaactcaggatcagtaatgtacacagtgactgcaccagcagaatagtgagtgcagctctggagtataatacaggaggtaactcaggatcagtaatgtaatgtacgtacacagtgactgcaccagcagaatagtgagtgcagctctggagtataatacaggttgtaactcaggatcagtattgtaatgtatgtacacagtgactgcaccagcagaatagtgagtgcagctctggggtataatacagaatgtaactccggatcagtaatgtatgtacacagtgactgcaccagcagaatagtgagtgcagctctggggtataatacaggatgtaactcaggatcagtaatgtatgtacacagtgactgcaccagcagaatagtgagtgcagctctggagtataatacaggatgtaactcaggatcagtaatgtaatgtatgtacacagtgactgcaccagcagaatagtgagtgcagctctggagtataatacaggttgtaactcaggatcagtattgtaatgtatgtacacagtgactgcaccagcagaatagtgagtgcagctctggggtataatacaggatgtaactcaggatcagtattgtaatgtatgtacacagtgactgcacaagcagaatagtgagtgcagctctggggtataatacaggatgtaactctggatcagtaatgtaatgtatgtacacagtgactgcaccagcagaatagtgaatgcagctctggagtataatacatgatgtaactcaggatcagtaatgtaatgtatgtacacagtgactgcaccagcagaatagtgagtgcagctctggagtataatacaggaggtaactcaggatcagtaatgtaatgtatgtacacagtgactgcaccagcagaatagtgagtgcagctctggagtataatacaggatgtaactcaggatcagtaatgtaatgtatgtacacagtgactgcacaagcagaatagtgagtgcagctctggggtataatacaggagataactcaggatcagtaatgtaatgtatgtacacagtgactgcaccagcagaatagtgagtgcagctctggggtataatacaggaggtaactcaggatcagtaatgtaatgtatgtacacagtgactgcacaagcagaatagtgagtgcagctctggggtataatacaggatgtaactcaggatcagtaatgtaatgtatgtacacagtgactgcacaagcagaatagtgagcgcagctctggagtataatacaggatgtaactcaggatcagtaatgtatgtacacagtgactgcaccagcagaatagtgagtgcagctctggggtataatacaggatgtaactcaggatcagtaatgtaatgtatgtacacagtgactgcaccagcagaacagctaGGAGAAGCAGACTAGACACCTTAGTCGTCACTGACAGTTTATGGCTTCTGGTAGCAGCACACACACAACCCCGTGCTTCGCGCTCACCTGCTCTCCGTCATCCGCCATCTTGAAATCCCCGCTCAGCGGAAGAGGCCGATCGCCCAGGCAACAGAACTCGCGCGAGATTTATGCCGCTGTCAGGCGGGAGGGAGGTTCAGCCAATCATGTGTGAGCTGCGGAGCCACGTGACTTCCTTTGGGTTTGTTATACAACAGCAGCATGTGTGGCTGAGGAGGCAGTGGGGGAGCGGGATGGGGAAGCGCCGGGGCTCTGCGGATGCACAGACCGACTGCAAAAAGCCGAGGAAGCAGCCGGTGAAGAGGACGCCTGCCGCACGGGGCAAAGGTGGGCGCCAGCTGTGGTCTCTGTGCTGGAGCTCTTCTGACTCCGCCCTTTCTTCATTAGCATGTCTCCTTAAAGGGCTTCTCTCGTCTTATATAAATAAACCTTAAAGGGATCTTCGTTAAAGCCAAGAAATTCTCACTCTGCATCCTCCCTGCCCCAGCGACGCTGATCCAGTGGACTCCAAGtgaaagtggacaatccctttaaggtggAAGTAGCCCCCCTGATTCAGCAAGCAGAGATGTTATCATTGTAGCAAGTTGGGGGCGTTTATCTCATGTGGTTCTGTGTCCTGTGTGAGACGGCGGTGACGTTAGCGCTGCGTCGAGTTTGCACAAAATAACGCAACAAAAGGGCGAAAACGCTTCACAGGCTGCAGGCGCTAATAGAGGTGCGGACGGCGGCAGATGATGGCGGCGTTGTCACCCGGCCGGGCTCCGTCTGTCAGGGACGGGGCCGCTGATTGGTTTACCAGAACTTGGCGTTCAGACCGTTCACAGCCTGATTGTCTTGTgcttactgtttttttttgtttttttactttcttttgcTATTTGAGTTCTTCTGTTTTCTGGTGGTTTCTTACAGCAGATGCTGTGGAGGATGAACGTGAAGAGGCGCCAAATAATAAGAGAAGCCGAGTCTCCGCAGCAGGTGCAAGAACCACAAAAAAGGCCCCAAAAGGTGCGGAGACGACCCCCAGGGGAGACGCTGCGAGGAAGAAACCTCCAAGAAACAAGAAAGTGCAGGAAGAGGAGCCAGAGACGGAGATCCAGTGAGTATTGTCAGATATAGTCTGCATGGTGCCATGGCAACCCCAGAGCAAGCGCAACCTCCGCTGGCCGAGAAAGTGCTCAACGGATAGTTATTTCTCATTCACCCGATGGAATCTCCTGAGGATcccccttctatctatctatccactgaaaatgaaaacccaaaaaatcttacttttttttttttttcttaaatataatTGCTTGTTTTAGCAAAAAATTGATGGACATTTATGTTCACCAAATGCCCAGTGTCGCCCCCTCCTCCATAGTGACGCCACCTTTTTTCCTTACCGTATGATTcgtcatttgtttttatttttttgaactACACGCTAAGCCGTTATTTTATCTTATGCTCTTTTCCTTCAGAAACTTATTAAGTTTGGAGTCGCAGTCTGCGGTTTCAGATGCAGCGGTTAAAAAGGAAAGTGGCTCAGAAGATGAGGAGGACAGTGAGGAGGAGTGGGAGGACGTGGAAGGTATTCTGGGGCAAACACTTAGCGTGAAGCATTAAACACTGCATTTTTGCGTTGCACGGTGGAGGGACAGAACAGCCGGCTGCGTCTGAGGACACAGGAGGTGGTGTGAGGCTTGCAGATGTACATGTGTTGATACAGATTTTCATTAATAAATCTTCCATCTTGTCCTTTGTTATAGAGCTCAATGCCACCACCCTGGACGCTTTACAAGCCACAACATCCAATGATTCGGGGCTACCCACCGAGTCCGTGGAGATAGAGATCGAAACCGCAGAAGCCGCCAAGAAAAGATTAAGAAGGTAAATTGGGAAATTAGGTTTGCAAAAATTCACTCGACTGAACACCATTTATAGCCTATATCAGACCATGGCAGAGTGCGGCACCTGGGCCACAGCCGGCCTTCTGCCTGTGCCAGTCTTGCCTATGGGGAGGGGGCCGGCGGACCCTTCTTCTACCAACCAGCATGTGGGACAGCAGTCGCGATGATGTCATTTCTTTATGTCAGCTGTGTACTGCGCAGAGTCAGTGCATCGGATACAGGAGCAGAGGCAGAGCGCCGGGGAACGGGAGtaggtgttttggttttttttttcccatgtaTATGGGATatttgtatatagggggctgtgtgtgtgggtggggttcACCCTGTGTATATAcatgaggctgtgtgggggctcaataGTAAGTGATATAATTTAtatgttaatattgagcagaattaatttcggaCTATTTATtttccctccacaacagtcattatCTCgttgccccttgggaaaattaattgtccaCCCCTGGCTCATATTATAGTACAGAATGGAATTACAATTTTGCTTTTGCTTGTTAAATTTATCCCAAACAGCTTATTGGAGCTGTGTAATACAGTAGGTGTAAAGACTACAGAGCAAGTAGCACAGATGCTGAACACGCAGAGAATGCAGgttgatttcagctctgaagcttgcagaatagagagtgcagctctggggtataatactggatgtaactcaggatcagtaatgtttgtacacagtgactgcaccagcagaatagtgagcgcagctctggagtataatacaggatgtaactcaggatcagtaatgtaatgtatgtacacagtgactgcaccagcagaatagtgagcacagctctggagtataatacatgatgtaactcaggatcagtaatgtaatgtatgtacacagtgactgcaccagcagaatagtgagtgcagctctggagtataatactggatgtaactcaggatcagtaatgtaatgtatgtacacagtgactgcaccagcagaatagtgagcacagctctggagtataatacaggaggtaactcaggatcagtaatgtaatgtatgtacacagtgactgcaccagcagaatagtgagtgcagctctggagtataatacaggatgtaactcaggatcagtaatgtaatgtatgtacacagtgactgcaccagcagaatagtgagcacagctctggagtataatacaggaggtaactcaggatcagtaatgtaatgtatgtacacagtgactgcaccagcagaatagtgagtgcagctctggggtataatactggatgtaactcaggatcagtaatgtattgtacacagtgactgcaccagcagaatagtgagcacagctctggagtataatacaggatgtaactcaggatcagtaatgtattgtacacagtgactgcaccagcagaatagtgagtgcagctctggagtataatacaggaggtaactcaggatcagtaatgtaatgtattgtacacagtgactgcaccagcagaatagtgagtgcagctctggagtataagtaATCTGCATTTACAAAGTGATTTATATTTTCTATGTGGAATAATTTAATATGTAATGGTAAATTGATCAGGTTTTTTATTGAGCAGCAGGAAAGTTCAAATTAAAGTAAATGCAAGGAGCTGATGGATGCGCCTATGTTTTACAGGGAAAAGAGAAAGGCAGAGTTTGCCGCTTATCTACGCCGAATTATGAATCGGTTCAGCAAGGATCTGCGAGAAGACACCCACAAAGTGAGAGATCACTCAACAATTGTTTTTCCTGTAGTGGTTTATTAATCCTCCTTGGTACATTAACAACAACAAATAGAATATAAGATTAGATTATGAGGAGGATGAGACCTGTAGAGATATATATGGTTTTACTTGTCCTTATGCTCTTTTCTTCTCACCAGGTGCATCTGCTCTGCCTCCTCGGCAATGGCTTCTTCCGTAGTGACATGTGTAACTCCCCAGACCTCCAGGCGGTGGCGCTGTCTGTGGTTCCAGTTAAATTTGTAAATGTTCCCGCTGCTCGGATGGATGCGGTGTACGTGGCCAACTTAGTGAAGTGGTAAGAGATTCTCTGATAGGGTTATTTATTACAACTACTTTATATAAAGGGTTAACTGTGCCAGGCCTGGACGATTTCCTTTGTAAATTGTTCTTTTCTAGGTTTACGACCACATTTACCCTGAATCCAGACATATCTCCTGATGATCAAGAACCACTGTCGGCCAGGCTAGAGCGGAGATTTGGAGTGTACGGAGTGAGGGACGCGGAGGAAATGGTCCATGTAGGTGACACATCACTGGTTTCAAAGTGTAAATGCAAACTTTTAGCCAATGAAGGTCTGGACAATGCAGAATATATTGGACCTTCAtgatacgggcagcacggtggcgcagtggttagcactgcagcgctggagtcctgggttcaagccccactaaggacaacatctgcaaagagtttgtatgttcgctccgtgtttgcgtgggttttctccgggttctccggtttcctcccacattccaaagacatactgacagggaatttagattgtgagccccatcggggacagagatgacaatgtgtgcaacctgtaaagcgctgcggaatatgttagcgctatataaaaataaagaaataaagattATATGTCTGTAAGTCAGTGGGCTTCCATGACGGCCATCAAATGCCCTTAAACATCAGATTTAGttcggggaaaaaaaataaatagaatgaCCTTCAGAAGGCAATCCATTGTCTGCAGGCTGCTACAATCTGCTGCTTCTAAAAGCGGAGGGTCTGCTACAGTGTTACCCAGCTTAGAAGCCTTTtcctacactgatacattgtaacaaactagagACAAGAGTGAGGTT harbors:
- the LSM3 gene encoding U6 snRNA-associated Sm-like protein LSm3, translating into MADDGEQQQTTNTVEEPLDLIRLSLDERIYVKMRNDRELRGRLHAYDQHLNMILGDVEETVTTIEIDEETYEEIYKSTKRNIPMLFVRGDGVVLVAPPLRVG